A section of the Oncorhynchus nerka isolate Pitt River linkage group LG3, Oner_Uvic_2.0, whole genome shotgun sequence genome encodes:
- the LOC135565315 gene encoding collagen alpha-3(VI) chain-like encodes CCVLASVHAYAISVHTDAVKRDIVFLLDGSDGTRSGFPALRDFIQSIVGKLSVEENRDRVSVVQYADKPEAHFYLNSHKTKDAIINAISKMRHKGGRSLNTGAALQFVRHRVFTASSGSRRLEGVPQILILLTSKKSRDDVKGPAVALKDLEIVSLGVGVGDANVRELEMISFQPGFTYQVTEFSELPTIQPQLVAVLKSLSKDTEESVAPGIPDVTPGIPDLVGKNFRLDLSMLNTIYIPYSLSLEQC; translated from the coding sequence TGTTGTGTCTTAGCCTCGGTTCATGCTTATGCTATCTCAGTTCATACTGATGCTGTGAAAAGAGATATTGTATTCCTGCTGGATGGTTCTGATGGCACAAGGAGTGGATTCCCAGCATTGCGAGATTTTATTCAAAGTATAGTGGGTAAACTATctgtggaggagaacagagacagagtttCTGTGGTTCAGTACGCTGACAAACCAGAGGCCCATTTCTATCTAAACTCTCACAAAACAAAGGATGCCATTATTAATGCCATAAGTAAAATGAGGCACAAGGGTGGAAGGAGCCTAAACACTGGGGCAGCTCTCCAGTTTGTAAGACACCGTGTCTTTACAGCCTCCTCTGGCAGTAGACGACTGGAAGGTGTGCCCCAGATTCTGATCCTTTTGACTAGCAAGAAATCCAGAGATGATGTTAAGGGTCCTGCTGTAGCTCTTAAAGATCTGGAAATTGTGTCATTGGGGGTCGGAGTTGGGGACGCCAATGTCCGTGAATTGGAAATGATTTCCTTCCAACCTGGTTTCACATACCAGGTCACCGAGTTCTCTGAGCTGCCCACAATCCAGCCACAGCTTGTTGCTGTGCTTAAAAGCCTGTCGAAAGACACCGAAGAATCAGTAGCTCCTGGGATTCCTGATGTGACACCTGGGATTCCTGATTTAGTAGGTAAGAACTTCAGATTGGATCTGAGTATGCTAAATACAATATATATACCATATTCTTTATCTTTGGAACAATGCTGA